From Desulfovibrio sp., the proteins below share one genomic window:
- a CDS encoding class III extradiol ring-cleavage dioxygenase — protein MTMPAFYIPHGGGPCFFMDWTPPDTWNALGDWMRSIPATLPQQPKAQLVFSAHWEQPQFTLLTTRHPGLYYDYYDFPPHTYELQWPAPPAPELFERVRQCMRSAGMPLAEDSTRDFDHGVFVPGLLMYPQAQVPTLQISLRRRLDPQEHLALGRALAPLRDEGVLLVGSGMSFHNMRAFRYGDNTPIEGAEAFDNWLADAVCSPNAAVRNEALAEWEKAPGARFAHPREEHLIPLMVIAGAVGTAQGRLAWHGRAMGAPLSAFSFD, from the coding sequence CCCTGCTTTTTTATGGACTGGACGCCGCCCGACACATGGAACGCCCTTGGCGACTGGATGCGCTCCATCCCCGCCACGCTGCCACAGCAACCCAAGGCGCAGCTCGTGTTTTCCGCCCACTGGGAGCAGCCGCAGTTTACCCTGCTGACCACGCGGCACCCCGGCCTGTATTATGACTATTATGATTTTCCGCCGCATACCTATGAATTGCAGTGGCCAGCGCCGCCAGCGCCGGAACTGTTTGAACGGGTGCGTCAGTGCATGCGCTCGGCAGGCATGCCGCTGGCTGAAGACTCCACGCGCGATTTTGACCACGGCGTATTTGTGCCGGGCCTGCTGATGTATCCGCAGGCGCAGGTGCCTACGTTGCAAATATCGCTGCGGCGAAGGCTTGATCCGCAGGAACATCTGGCGCTGGGCCGCGCTCTGGCCCCACTGCGGGACGAAGGCGTGCTGCTGGTGGGCAGCGGCATGAGCTTTCACAACATGCGGGCCTTCCGCTACGGAGATAATACGCCCATCGAAGGGGCGGAGGCCTTTGACAACTGGCTTGCGGATGCCGTGTGCAGCCCAAATGCCGCCGTGCGCAACGAGGCTCTCGCGGAATGGGAAAAAGCCCCTGGGGCCCGCTTTGCTCACCCGCGCGAGGAGCATCTTATCCCGCTGATGGTGATTGCCGGTGCCGTCGGCACCGCTCAGGGCAGGCTCGCGTGGCACGGCAGGGCCATGGGCGCACCGCTTTCGGCATTTTCTTTTGACTAG
- a CDS encoding DEAD/DEAH box helicase — MNELLKDIKTKKEEIRKSPFAFLQRVNAIRNNCDSAYFNKIIFYLLDNKDLFLGYEEILNSMIINAGLYQYADESIGSIKDSLCISLHKPSSLNDVTFHKEQSEVLQYLLNGQNVAVSAPTSFGKSKIIDAVLAYKKHKNIVIIVPTIALLDETRRRLSFLSDSYKIISQLSQKTSDKNIFVFTAERFNKYENLPRIDFFVIDEFYKLSSGGIDGGDKRYIALNQALYKLIKHGAQAYLLGPNISNVVTGQFKNIHFFSTDFATVATEIIRKNIVKEEEKQKELLKICTECIKNKEQALIFCKSPSSANAIASFLLASLQGQESRQSNVVSDLFSSMYHKDWIVSKAAKHSIAIHHGRIPRSLAQLSVNLFNDNIIKFLICTSTLIEGVNTTAKKVIIYDNKINKKPIDFFTFNNIKGRSGRMFKHFIGTAYIFAEQPQNTLPTVDIPAMSQSANTPPSILLHISDEELTDNSKHKLEKIKKQTVLPIQLIKKNGSVEPEIQIEFAEEIQKNLSHYSGILSWEGFPLSSQLYDTCELLWKHFVSIENRGMVYGIANGRQLAKKLTNLSKRPTFKEKIYNEMHQGQYSAEDVTEAIDKIMMFEKHWCEYTLGLYLSTMDSIQKYIFQKNNIKYGSYASYISAVECLFSNPLFQVLEEFGLPYQISEKISYIFRGLSDIDIAISKIKKLDVTQCNLSKIEQYIVKKALRGL, encoded by the coding sequence ATGAATGAGTTGCTAAAAGACATAAAGACGAAAAAAGAGGAAATCAGAAAATCTCCCTTTGCGTTCCTACAACGAGTTAACGCGATTAGAAATAATTGTGATTCAGCTTACTTTAATAAAATAATATTTTACTTATTAGATAATAAAGATTTATTTCTTGGGTATGAAGAAATTTTAAATTCAATGATTATCAACGCTGGCCTTTATCAATATGCCGATGAGAGTATTGGATCAATAAAAGACAGTTTATGTATATCACTGCACAAACCTTCTTCTTTAAATGATGTCACTTTTCACAAAGAACAATCAGAAGTCTTACAATATCTTTTAAACGGTCAAAATGTGGCAGTTAGCGCACCAACAAGTTTTGGAAAAAGTAAAATAATTGATGCAGTTTTAGCATATAAGAAGCATAAAAACATTGTCATTATTGTGCCAACAATCGCTTTGCTCGATGAAACGAGACGTAGATTAAGCTTCTTGTCAGATAGCTACAAAATTATATCGCAGCTTTCACAGAAAACTTCAGATAAGAATATTTTTGTATTCACAGCAGAGCGTTTTAATAAATATGAAAATCTTCCTAGAATTGATTTTTTTGTAATAGATGAATTTTATAAACTTTCATCAGGGGGAATAGATGGTGGAGATAAAAGGTATATTGCTCTGAATCAAGCACTATATAAGCTCATTAAGCATGGGGCACAGGCATATCTATTGGGCCCAAACATAAGTAATGTAGTCACAGGGCAATTCAAAAATATTCATTTTTTTTCTACAGATTTTGCAACAGTTGCAACAGAAATTATTAGAAAAAATATTGTTAAAGAAGAGGAAAAACAGAAAGAACTCTTAAAAATTTGTACCGAATGTATAAAAAATAAAGAACAAGCATTGATTTTTTGTAAGTCACCCAGCTCTGCAAATGCCATAGCTTCATTTCTTTTAGCCTCTCTCCAAGGCCAAGAAAGCAGGCAAAGCAATGTTGTTTCAGACCTTTTTTCATCTATGTATCATAAAGATTGGATAGTCTCAAAAGCTGCTAAGCATTCCATAGCCATTCACCATGGACGTATTCCGCGTTCGCTAGCTCAGCTTTCGGTCAATTTGTTTAATGACAATATTATAAAATTTTTAATTTGCACTTCAACACTAATTGAAGGCGTTAATACAACTGCAAAAAAGGTAATTATTTACGACAATAAGATAAATAAAAAGCCAATTGACTTCTTCACATTCAATAATATTAAAGGCAGATCTGGTAGAATGTTTAAACATTTTATAGGAACTGCCTATATATTTGCAGAACAACCACAAAATACTTTGCCAACAGTAGACATTCCAGCGATGTCACAGAGTGCAAATACACCGCCATCAATTCTTCTTCATATATCTGATGAGGAATTGACAGACAATTCAAAGCACAAATTGGAAAAAATAAAAAAACAGACAGTTCTTCCGATACAGCTTATTAAAAAAAATGGAAGTGTAGAGCCAGAGATTCAAATTGAATTTGCTGAGGAAATTCAAAAAAACCTTTCCCATTATTCTGGAATTTTATCATGGGAAGGCTTTCCTTTGAGTTCGCAACTATACGATACTTGTGAGCTGCTGTGGAAACATTTTGTGAGCATTGAAAATAGGGGCATGGTTTACGGCATTGCGAATGGTCGCCAGCTTGCAAAAAAACTTACAAATCTGTCAAAGCGACCTACATTTAAAGAAAAAATCTATAACGAAATGCACCAAGGTCAATATTCTGCTGAAGACGTTACCGAAGCTATTGATAAAATAATGATGTTTGAAAAACACTGGTGTGAGTATACATTAGGTCTATATCTTTCAACTATGGATAGTATACAAAAGTATATCTTTCAAAAGAATAATATTAAATATGGGTCCTATGCATCATATATTTCTGCTGTCGAATGCCTCTTTTCAAATCCACTTTTTCAAGTCCTAGAGGAATTTGGTCTGCCATATCAAATTTCTGAAAAGATATCATATATATTTAGGGGATTGAGTGACATTGACATTGCGATTTCAAAAATAAAAAAACTCGATGTTACACAGTGCAACCTATCGAAAATAGAGCAATATATTGTTAAGAAAGCCCTTCGTGGGCTATAA
- a CDS encoding DUF1837 domain-containing protein: MTYSTFPEFFWNVISLSKDDEMRRCDGLCVGFEEGRWRSEEFARHVIEWIPEFVLPYDEYKKISGSTMIMALIKSSKLVYESEKYMKRGEFGEVFLHMAIRQLYSTVPLISKLYWKSGLNETVKGFDSVHVVKNKNDELELWLGEEKFYSDISSAMREAVQSIKDHLNAKYLRNEFILISNKIDDGSPYAAEAKKLISHNTSLDKIFKYICIPVFITYESNLFKNHCSESKEYIDAFKCELTKNKILFSQLSQGIEFKIPVFFFPLKEKKELIDTLHRKIKALQGI; encoded by the coding sequence ATGACCTATTCGACTTTTCCTGAATTCTTTTGGAACGTCATTTCATTATCAAAAGATGATGAAATGCGGCGTTGTGATGGGCTATGCGTAGGATTTGAGGAAGGGCGGTGGCGATCTGAAGAATTTGCAAGGCATGTAATAGAATGGATACCAGAATTTGTGCTTCCGTACGATGAGTACAAAAAAATATCTGGATCAACAATGATTATGGCCCTCATCAAGTCGTCTAAGCTTGTTTATGAGTCAGAAAAATACATGAAAAGAGGTGAGTTTGGTGAAGTTTTTTTGCACATGGCAATTAGGCAACTGTACTCAACAGTTCCATTAATATCGAAACTTTATTGGAAATCTGGGCTAAATGAAACTGTAAAAGGGTTTGATAGTGTTCATGTCGTAAAAAATAAAAATGATGAACTAGAATTATGGTTAGGTGAAGAAAAATTTTATTCTGATATAAGTAGTGCCATGCGTGAAGCTGTACAATCAATTAAAGATCACCTTAATGCAAAATATTTAAGAAATGAATTTATTTTAATTTCAAATAAAATTGATGATGGATCTCCTTATGCAGCTGAAGCTAAAAAATTAATAAGCCATAATACATCACTAGATAAAATTTTTAAATATATATGTATTCCTGTGTTCATTACATACGAGTCAAACTTATTTAAAAATCATTGTTCAGAGAGCAAAGAATATATTGACGCTTTCAAGTGCGAACTAACAAAAAACAAAATTCTATTTTCGCAATTATCACAGGGCATTGAATTTAAAATCCCTGTATTTTTCTTTCCATTAAAAGAGAAAAAGGAACTCATCGATACACTTCATAGAAAAATAAAAGCATTGCAAGGGATATAA
- a CDS encoding lysylphosphatidylglycerol synthase transmembrane domain-containing protein: protein MTPERSFRRVLLLIAQWGISLGALAYALSGVDMGTLWQALRGYAPSAMLAVLGVAALDYICMGFRLRGLLPCGASYTHSVQAVILCTGYNNILPAKAGDVVKVVYLTKKTRHPLLTIGSVILWERLLDVLALLCISLLAYTLADAGQRLVLPLLCCVGGAGLFYIFRRWSLFFHAAYARFFPGRVAPLLQRLHSNVIDNVSAGWALRGFAWSLLIWGCYFASFVIALCFVADFSLTLPQMLTVFAVTCLGMAVPSSPGGLGVFEGAMVLSLSWFGVDHSAALGIALFIHAVHFIPLAVIAVALNSRRGFWDGTRGPAYQTET from the coding sequence ATGACGCCAGAACGCTCTTTCCGACGCGTTTTACTGCTGATTGCACAATGGGGCATCAGTCTGGGGGCGTTGGCTTACGCCCTGTCGGGTGTGGACATGGGCACGCTGTGGCAGGCCCTGCGGGGCTATGCTCCTTCCGCCATGCTGGCGGTGCTGGGGGTGGCCGCGCTGGATTACATCTGCATGGGATTTCGCCTGCGCGGCCTGCTCCCTTGCGGCGCGAGTTACACGCACAGTGTGCAGGCTGTCATCCTGTGCACGGGCTACAACAATATCCTGCCCGCCAAGGCTGGCGACGTTGTCAAGGTAGTCTACCTGACGAAGAAAACACGTCACCCTCTGCTTACCATCGGCTCCGTCATTCTCTGGGAACGCCTGCTGGATGTGCTGGCTCTGCTTTGCATCTCCCTGCTGGCTTATACACTGGCGGATGCGGGGCAACGTCTTGTCCTCCCGCTGCTGTGCTGCGTGGGCGGGGCCGGCCTGTTCTATATCTTTCGGCGCTGGTCGCTTTTTTTTCATGCGGCCTATGCCCGCTTTTTCCCGGGTCGTGTTGCGCCCCTGCTCCAGCGATTGCATAGCAATGTCATCGATAATGTCTCTGCGGGCTGGGCCCTGCGGGGCTTCGCATGGTCCTTGCTGATCTGGGGCTGCTACTTCGCCAGCTTTGTCATCGCGCTCTGTTTTGTGGCAGATTTTTCACTGACGCTTCCCCAGATGCTCACGGTATTCGCCGTAACCTGTCTCGGCATGGCAGTACCGTCCTCGCCGGGAGGGTTGGGAGTCTTTGAGGGAGCCATGGTATTGAGCCTCTCGTGGTTCGGCGTGGACCACAGCGCGGCGCTGGGCATAGCCCTTTTCATCCACGCTGTACACTTCATACCGCTGGCGGTAATTGCCGTGGCCCTGAACAGCCGTCGCGGCTTCTGGGACGGAACGCGCGGCCCGGCGTACCAAACGGAGACATAA
- a CDS encoding glycosyltransferase, which translates to MPHSIQPKLRVLILVLAYNAEKTITSVLNRIPRDMAEKYDLGILVIDDCSRDGTWQIAKKHLEDFWCPGEALRNPVNQGYGGNQKAGYRYASERNYDVVAMVHGDGQYAPECLPELLEPFTRVGEQVDAVFGSRMLNKANALKGGMPYYKFVGNIVLTALQNILLGSRLSEFHTGYRVYRVSTLDSLPLDLNTNDFHFDTEIIMQLLFSGGKIVELPIPTFYGDEVCHVDGLRYAWDVMVATVKARLIRMGIFYDPKFYFPHTEVASTISKFSFPSTSRIVADAVRPGSVVLDLGCTDGELAEYLRREKNCTVFGTGEEREKYDLDHSLPDAPWDTLDYVLLVDVLEQRDSPEEFLQRLRARLAGNSKVTVIAGTANVGFFITRFMLLLGQFNYSRRGILALTHKRLFTIGSLERLLRYAGFRIQGKHVAAAPYPLALGLNRLSRVLLTVNVGLAKLLPGLFAYQVLLEVLHTPSVEHVLHKAER; encoded by the coding sequence ATGCCCCACAGCATACAGCCCAAACTCCGAGTTCTGATCCTCGTTCTGGCGTATAATGCCGAAAAGACCATTACCAGCGTATTGAACCGTATTCCGCGCGACATGGCGGAAAAATACGACCTGGGCATTCTCGTCATTGATGATTGCAGCCGTGACGGGACCTGGCAGATTGCCAAAAAACATCTGGAGGACTTCTGGTGCCCGGGTGAGGCATTGCGCAATCCCGTGAATCAGGGATATGGCGGCAACCAGAAAGCAGGTTACAGATATGCGTCGGAACGAAATTACGACGTTGTTGCCATGGTCCATGGCGACGGCCAGTACGCGCCGGAATGTCTGCCGGAGTTGCTGGAGCCGTTCACCCGGGTTGGGGAACAGGTGGACGCGGTATTCGGTTCACGCATGCTGAACAAGGCCAATGCGCTGAAAGGCGGCATGCCGTATTACAAATTCGTGGGCAACATTGTACTGACCGCCCTTCAAAACATATTGCTGGGTTCACGTTTGTCGGAATTTCACACAGGCTACCGTGTGTACCGCGTATCCACGCTGGATTCCCTGCCTCTGGATCTGAACACCAACGACTTTCATTTCGATACAGAAATCATCATGCAGTTGCTGTTCTCCGGGGGCAAAATCGTGGAGCTGCCCATCCCCACTTTTTACGGAGACGAAGTCTGTCATGTGGACGGCCTGCGTTACGCGTGGGACGTGATGGTGGCCACTGTGAAGGCACGCCTCATCCGTATGGGCATTTTCTATGATCCCAAATTCTATTTTCCGCATACGGAAGTAGCCAGCACAATAAGCAAATTTTCCTTTCCCTCCACCAGTCGGATCGTCGCGGACGCTGTGCGTCCGGGCAGCGTGGTGCTGGATCTGGGATGCACAGACGGGGAGCTTGCGGAATACCTGCGGCGCGAAAAAAACTGCACCGTGTTCGGAACGGGAGAAGAGAGAGAGAAATACGATCTTGATCACTCACTGCCTGATGCGCCCTGGGACACGCTGGATTATGTGCTGCTGGTGGACGTTCTGGAACAGCGCGATTCCCCGGAAGAGTTTCTGCAGCGCCTAAGGGCGCGGCTGGCTGGCAACTCCAAGGTCACGGTCATTGCGGGCACCGCCAATGTGGGCTTTTTCATCACCCGCTTTATGCTTTTGCTGGGGCAGTTCAATTACAGCAGGCGAGGCATTCTGGCGCTGACGCACAAGCGCCTGTTCACCATCGGCTCGCTGGAGCGCCTGCTGCGCTACGCGGGCTTCCGCATACAAGGCAAGCACGTGGCAGCCGCGCCCTATCCCCTGGCACTGGGGCTTAATCGGCTTTCCCGCGTGCTGCTTACCGTAAACGTCGGGCTGGCAAAACTGCTTCCGGGGCTGTTCGCCTACCAGGTGCTGCTGGAAGTGCTCCACACTCCAAGTGTGGAGCATGTGCTGCACAAGGCTGAACGGTAG